One Lysobacter enzymogenes DNA segment encodes these proteins:
- a CDS encoding multicopper oxidase family protein: protein MTDPQRRRFLIGLTVGGAATVAGPIALWRYTGGHGHSLGAPPDLQSLPPDARFVQPLRLPGSAGPMAEIDLRAPLELSAQATQSNLFPGPATALWAYAARTAAGEALNPLLRARRGDSIDVGLRNRLNEDTTVHWHGLHVDEANDGSGLHPVAAGASRRYRLRVDNRAGLYWYHAHPHGRTGAQLQRGLAGLLLVEDEEELALRQRLGLRWGERDLPLMIADKQVDARNAIVYKDGADDWIGNRVLVNWTPEPYLDVIPAWYRFRLANVSNARMLRPCFLHEDKPLPMLLIGGDGGLLERAWPIDDLFLAPAQRADVLVDFGALAPGAKAVLRSLDYVAMENEDESGAFAPDPMGDHPGAVAMGEPLDLMELRVIECATQRPPAQLPSLDAMSAVPPPPDTAGWPVRALRLRMDEQGRWFINDWNFHLSGHEPAFTVKRGTREVWEIRNSMTSMPHPMHLHGFQFRVVSRAISPPDIRGRQVAANGLTAQDLGWSDTVVVWPGEIVRLAIDFSQPFQGVQRYMLHCHNLEHEDMGMMLTFAVAD from the coding sequence ATGACCGATCCGCAACGCCGCCGTTTCCTCATCGGCCTGACCGTCGGCGGCGCCGCGACCGTGGCCGGGCCGATCGCGTTGTGGCGCTACACCGGCGGCCACGGCCACAGCCTGGGCGCGCCGCCGGACCTGCAATCGCTGCCGCCGGACGCGCGCTTCGTGCAGCCGCTGCGCCTGCCCGGCAGCGCCGGCCCGATGGCCGAGATCGATCTGCGCGCGCCGCTGGAACTCAGCGCGCAGGCGACGCAGTCGAACCTGTTCCCCGGCCCCGCCACCGCGCTGTGGGCCTACGCCGCGCGCACCGCCGCGGGCGAAGCGTTGAACCCGTTGCTGCGCGCGCGCCGCGGCGACAGCATCGACGTCGGCCTGCGCAACCGCTTGAACGAAGACACCACCGTGCACTGGCACGGCCTGCACGTGGACGAGGCCAACGACGGCAGCGGCCTGCATCCGGTCGCCGCCGGCGCGAGCCGCCGCTATCGCTTGCGCGTGGACAACCGCGCCGGCCTGTACTGGTATCACGCGCATCCGCACGGCCGCACCGGCGCGCAGTTGCAGCGCGGGCTGGCCGGCCTGCTGTTGGTCGAGGACGAAGAAGAACTCGCGCTGCGCCAGCGCCTGGGCCTGCGCTGGGGCGAGCGCGACCTGCCGCTGATGATCGCCGACAAGCAGGTCGATGCGCGCAACGCGATCGTCTACAAGGACGGCGCCGACGACTGGATCGGCAACCGCGTGCTGGTCAACTGGACGCCCGAGCCTTACCTCGATGTGATTCCCGCGTGGTACCGCTTCCGCCTCGCCAACGTGAGCAACGCGCGCATGCTGCGGCCGTGCTTCCTGCACGAGGACAAGCCGCTGCCGATGCTGTTGATCGGCGGCGACGGCGGCCTGCTCGAACGCGCCTGGCCGATCGACGACCTGTTCCTGGCGCCGGCCCAGCGCGCCGACGTGCTGGTCGACTTCGGCGCGCTCGCGCCCGGCGCCAAGGCGGTGCTGCGCAGCCTCGACTATGTGGCGATGGAGAACGAGGACGAATCCGGCGCGTTCGCGCCCGACCCGATGGGCGACCATCCCGGCGCGGTGGCGATGGGCGAGCCGCTGGACCTGATGGAGCTGCGGGTGATCGAGTGCGCGACCCAGCGTCCGCCCGCGCAACTGCCTTCGCTCGACGCGATGTCGGCCGTGCCGCCGCCGCCGGACACCGCCGGCTGGCCGGTGCGCGCGTTGCGCCTGCGCATGGACGAACAAGGCCGCTGGTTCATCAACGACTGGAACTTCCACCTCAGCGGCCACGAACCGGCGTTCACGGTGAAGCGCGGAACGCGCGAGGTGTGGGAGATCCGCAACAGCATGACCAGCATGCCGCATCCGATGCACCTGCACGGCTTTCAGTTCCGCGTGGTCTCGCGCGCGATCAGTCCGCCGGACATCCGCGGCCGCCAGGTCGCGGCGAACGGATTGACCGCGCAGGACCTGGGCTGGAGCGACACGGTGGTGGTGTGGCCCGGCGAGATCGTGCGCCTGGCGATCGACTTCTCGCAGCCGTTCCAGGGCGTGCAGCGCTACATGCTCCATTGCCACAACCTCGAACACGAGGACATGGGGATGATGCTGACCTTCGCCGTCGCCGACTGA
- a CDS encoding ABC transporter permease, whose amino-acid sequence MFRPFLQFPPAPLRARWWPNAYDLIAFALLIAAAVALAHAAMETRAPLAALDAAPVSLDPARLPDYALRTTLRMFAAMLASLLFTFTVATWAAKSRRAERLIVPALDILQSVPVLGFLSFTVAAFLGLFPGRQLGAECAAVFAIFTSQAWNMAFSFYQSLRTLPRDLDEVARGFGLSAWQRFWRLEAPFAMPGLVWNAMMSMSGGWFFIVASEAISVGHTTIALPGVGSYLALAIAREDFAAVGWAVAAMAMVIALCDQLVFRPVVAWADKFRSEQTASQQRPRSWMYELIRRTRAGKRALRPLAWLWQRALCLRLRPRAPVAAAGEAAPASPWPDRLWLAALLLAAAAGAWLALDYGRQHLQADDLRAAFGGGLATLLRVVVLIAIASAIWVPVGVWIGLRPRWAQRAQPVAQLLAAFPANVLFPAAVIAILATGANPDVWLSPLMVLGTQWYILFNVIAGASAVPTDLREAASVHRLRSWTWWRRAIGPAVFPYYVTGALTASGGSWNASIVAELVTWGDRKVEAYGLGSYIARATAAGDFPRIVLGVAVMSLFVTAFNRALWRPLYAYAERRLRLD is encoded by the coding sequence ATGTTCCGTCCCTTCCTGCAATTTCCGCCGGCGCCGCTGCGCGCGCGCTGGTGGCCCAACGCCTATGACCTGATCGCCTTCGCCCTGCTGATCGCCGCCGCGGTGGCGCTGGCGCACGCGGCGATGGAAACCCGCGCGCCGTTGGCGGCGCTCGACGCCGCGCCGGTCTCGCTCGATCCGGCGCGCCTGCCCGACTACGCGTTGCGCACCACGCTGCGCATGTTCGCGGCGATGCTGGCCTCATTGCTGTTCACCTTCACCGTCGCCACCTGGGCGGCCAAGAGCCGGCGCGCCGAACGCCTGATCGTGCCGGCGCTCGACATCCTGCAGTCGGTACCGGTGCTGGGCTTTCTGAGCTTTACCGTGGCCGCGTTCCTCGGCCTGTTCCCGGGCCGCCAGCTCGGCGCCGAATGCGCGGCGGTGTTCGCGATCTTCACCAGCCAGGCCTGGAACATGGCGTTTTCGTTCTACCAATCGCTGCGCACCTTGCCGCGCGATCTGGACGAAGTCGCGCGCGGCTTCGGCCTGAGCGCGTGGCAACGGTTCTGGCGGCTGGAAGCGCCGTTCGCGATGCCGGGTCTGGTGTGGAACGCGATGATGTCGATGTCCGGAGGCTGGTTCTTCATCGTCGCCTCCGAGGCGATCAGCGTCGGCCATACCACCATCGCGCTGCCGGGCGTCGGCTCGTACCTGGCGCTGGCGATCGCGCGCGAGGACTTCGCCGCGGTCGGCTGGGCGGTGGCGGCGATGGCGATGGTGATCGCGCTGTGCGATCAACTGGTGTTCCGGCCGGTGGTGGCCTGGGCCGACAAGTTCCGCAGCGAGCAGACCGCCAGCCAGCAGCGGCCGCGCTCGTGGATGTACGAGCTGATCCGCCGCACCCGCGCCGGCAAGCGCGCGCTGCGGCCGCTGGCGTGGCTGTGGCAGCGCGCGCTGTGCCTGCGCTTGCGGCCGCGCGCGCCGGTCGCTGCGGCCGGCGAAGCCGCGCCGGCGTCGCCGTGGCCCGACCGCCTGTGGCTGGCCGCGTTGCTGCTCGCCGCCGCGGCCGGCGCGTGGCTCGCGCTCGACTACGGCCGCCAGCACCTGCAAGCGGACGACCTGCGCGCCGCGTTCGGCGGCGGCTTGGCGACGCTGCTGCGGGTGGTCGTGCTGATCGCCATCGCCAGCGCGATCTGGGTGCCGGTCGGGGTGTGGATCGGCCTGCGTCCGCGCTGGGCCCAGCGCGCGCAGCCGGTGGCGCAGTTGCTCGCCGCGTTTCCGGCCAACGTGCTGTTCCCGGCGGCGGTGATCGCGATCCTCGCCACCGGCGCGAACCCGGACGTGTGGCTGTCGCCGCTGATGGTGCTGGGCACCCAGTGGTACATCCTGTTCAACGTCATCGCCGGCGCCAGCGCGGTGCCGACCGACCTGCGCGAGGCGGCCAGCGTGCACCGGCTGCGTTCGTGGACGTGGTGGCGGCGCGCGATCGGGCCGGCGGTGTTCCCCTACTACGTCACCGGCGCGCTGACCGCCTCGGGCGGTTCGTGGAACGCCAGCATCGTCGCCGAACTGGTGACCTGGGGCGATCGCAAGGTCGAGGCCTACGGCCTGGGTTCCTACATCGCCCGCGCCACCGCGGCCGGCGACTTCCCGCGCATCGTCCTGGGCGTGGCGGTGATGTCGCTGTTCGTGACCGCCTTCAACCGCGCCCTGTGGCGCCCGCTGTACGCCTACGCCGAACGCCGCCTGCGCCTGGATTGA
- a CDS encoding M66 family metalloprotease, translating into MKLLRFRALALSLLAATALVACGGGGGGKDAPNTGPNPATPGTPGTPGPAAPSAPTRLIASAGVGRVELSWNAAPGATSYEIYQGLAPGAQGAAPVVRNVAGTSATVVGLAPGSTYYFMVRAVNAGGSSAPSNEASATPLAQAPTAALDIAALELAQTHVLPAQGLGWTLSAASESYHAIGGRPALALLRLSAADARNVRLEGWADGTLLGAVEVAPPAALPPTEGAGPAYATDRYSADIPAAWMTPALQLRLRADNYLPGAAQSPLIGADSSAVLRVLPFYLFGATPDNSVPLSVSGLPDAATLDEIYAKWPVARLIAQNHPAQATVWPTLVVPPKGGKPAYLAHNADAVSDKFHLMSSVLAVLGGLIDANGERPAPVQFYAPLILFNAAGRVVSPGGGLGGGEVGTGDHAYRGIFIHEQGHAMGLPHQGEAHRAGRYPYAGGSLAGSAWGYDAVGKRFQPPFMPTTSTRYARCRGDTFDGAPRQIDAEGRCVKQDPMQSGAGDQAPEYRFSTFSDYSTGMYQRYFEGTTQRSADGRRSYSGGSVIQDAAFASGYRRWDTIDRRWVEAATATTSGGLFGLDQNLPQRRDVPLYAIAMTLSNAGTPEVSQIYPPLSYTGNLLRYIDPTDAAQRASIVPDTSVNFWYCRNGGCDYTLRATYADGSLRHVLIQDGFRPFNQARGTPPASASDPLDGDSFRTWVVHVPADKALRRIELLHTPMVWEGFPASPAVLAARDVAAPLAPLGFGADAASCAELPTIAVPASALPPPRCADPAAAAAAAVSQAQSRLRGLLRDALRR; encoded by the coding sequence ATGAAACTTCTTCGCTTCCGCGCGCTGGCGCTGTCCCTGCTCGCGGCCACCGCGCTCGTCGCGTGCGGCGGCGGTGGCGGCGGCAAAGACGCGCCGAACACCGGCCCCAATCCCGCAACGCCGGGAACACCGGGCACGCCCGGCCCCGCCGCACCGTCCGCTCCGACCCGCCTGATCGCGAGCGCGGGCGTGGGCCGCGTAGAGCTGTCGTGGAACGCGGCGCCGGGCGCCACCAGCTACGAGATCTACCAAGGCCTCGCGCCCGGCGCGCAAGGCGCCGCGCCAGTCGTGCGCAACGTCGCCGGCACCTCGGCGACCGTCGTCGGGCTCGCGCCGGGCAGCACGTATTACTTCATGGTCCGCGCGGTCAACGCCGGCGGCAGCAGCGCGCCGTCGAACGAAGCCAGCGCCACGCCGCTGGCGCAAGCGCCGACCGCCGCGCTCGACATCGCCGCGCTGGAACTGGCGCAAACGCATGTGCTGCCCGCGCAGGGCCTGGGCTGGACGCTGAGCGCCGCCAGCGAGTCCTATCACGCCATCGGCGGCCGCCCCGCGCTGGCGTTGCTGCGGTTGTCGGCCGCCGATGCGCGCAACGTGCGCCTGGAAGGCTGGGCCGACGGCACGCTGCTCGGCGCGGTCGAAGTGGCGCCGCCCGCGGCACTGCCGCCTACCGAAGGCGCCGGGCCGGCCTATGCGACCGACCGCTACAGCGCAGACATTCCCGCCGCATGGATGACGCCGGCGCTGCAGCTGCGGCTGCGCGCCGACAACTACCTGCCCGGCGCGGCGCAATCGCCGCTGATCGGCGCCGACAGTTCGGCGGTGCTGCGGGTGCTGCCGTTCTATCTGTTCGGCGCGACGCCGGACAATTCGGTGCCGCTATCCGTCTCCGGCCTGCCCGATGCCGCCACCTTGGACGAGATCTACGCGAAATGGCCGGTGGCCCGCCTGATCGCGCAGAACCATCCGGCGCAGGCGACGGTCTGGCCGACCCTGGTGGTCCCGCCCAAAGGCGGCAAGCCGGCGTATCTGGCGCACAACGCCGACGCAGTGTCCGACAAGTTCCATCTGATGTCGTCGGTGCTGGCCGTGCTCGGCGGCCTGATCGACGCCAACGGCGAACGGCCGGCGCCGGTGCAGTTCTACGCGCCCTTGATCCTGTTCAACGCCGCCGGCCGCGTCGTGTCTCCCGGCGGCGGCCTCGGCGGCGGCGAAGTCGGCACCGGCGATCACGCGTACAGGGGCATCTTCATTCACGAGCAGGGCCACGCCATGGGCCTGCCGCATCAGGGCGAGGCCCATCGCGCCGGCCGTTATCCGTATGCCGGCGGCAGCCTCGCCGGTTCGGCCTGGGGCTACGACGCGGTCGGCAAGCGCTTCCAGCCGCCGTTCATGCCGACCACCTCGACCCGCTACGCGCGCTGCCGCGGCGATACCTTCGACGGCGCGCCGCGGCAGATCGACGCCGAAGGCCGCTGCGTCAAGCAAGACCCGATGCAGAGCGGCGCCGGCGATCAGGCGCCGGAGTACCGCTTCAGCACCTTCTCCGACTACAGCACCGGCATGTACCAGCGTTACTTCGAGGGCACGACCCAGCGCTCCGCCGACGGCCGCCGCAGCTACAGCGGCGGCAGCGTGATCCAGGACGCGGCCTTCGCCAGCGGCTACCGGCGCTGGGACACGATCGACCGGCGCTGGGTCGAGGCGGCCACCGCCACCACCAGCGGCGGCTTGTTCGGCCTCGATCAGAACCTGCCGCAACGACGCGACGTGCCGCTGTACGCGATCGCGATGACGCTGAGCAACGCAGGCACGCCCGAGGTCAGCCAGATCTATCCGCCGCTGAGCTACACCGGCAACCTGCTGCGCTACATCGACCCGACCGACGCGGCCCAGCGCGCCAGCATCGTGCCCGACACCAGCGTCAACTTCTGGTACTGCCGCAACGGCGGTTGCGACTACACGCTGCGCGCGACCTACGCCGACGGCAGCCTCCGCCACGTGCTGATCCAGGACGGGTTCCGCCCGTTCAACCAGGCGCGCGGCACGCCGCCGGCCAGCGCCAGCGATCCGCTCGACGGCGACAGCTTCCGCACCTGGGTCGTGCACGTGCCGGCCGACAAGGCGCTGCGCCGGATCGAGCTGCTGCATACGCCGATGGTCTGGGAGGGTTTTCCCGCCTCGCCGGCGGTGCTGGCCGCGCGCGACGTCGCCGCGCCGCTGGCGCCGCTCGGCTTCGGCGCGGACGCGGCGTCCTGCGCCGAGCTGCCGACGATCGCGGTGCCCGCCTCCGCGCTGCCGCCGCCGCGCTGCGCCGATCCGGCCGCTGCCGCGGCGGCCGCCGTGTCGCAAGCGCAGTCGCGGCTGCGCGGCTTGTTGCGCGACGCGCTGCGGCGCTGA
- a CDS encoding outer membrane beta-barrel protein, translated as MSVSSKSVVSKSVLSKSALAAALCLLAVPAPAQERSHTYLDAGYVAQKLKSAGSNPLLRLDDIDVDGAYAAGSVELGSQLFLTGSLHKGSGDNRLRAGQDVLAEFDVDAQQAGIGLGYYRALGERAEWTAEVGYQNTRIEFENRALRFSEKIDGNDYRVSLGLRGDLAPNLEGWARVNYIDGDVYEREFSGTVGALLKFNAMWGLSAEASAGAGNQRYLVGVRASF; from the coding sequence ATGTCCGTTTCGTCGAAATCCGTTGTATCGAAATCCGTTCTGTCGAAATCCGCACTCGCTGCCGCGCTCTGCCTGCTTGCCGTTCCCGCGCCCGCGCAAGAACGCAGCCACACTTACCTGGACGCCGGCTATGTCGCGCAAAAGCTGAAATCCGCTGGCTCCAATCCGCTGCTGCGGCTGGACGATATCGACGTGGACGGCGCGTACGCGGCCGGTTCGGTCGAACTGGGCTCGCAACTGTTCTTGACCGGCAGCCTGCACAAAGGCAGCGGCGACAACCGCTTGCGCGCCGGCCAGGACGTGCTGGCCGAGTTCGACGTGGACGCGCAGCAGGCCGGCATCGGCCTGGGCTATTACCGCGCGCTCGGCGAACGCGCAGAATGGACCGCCGAGGTCGGCTATCAGAACACTCGCATCGAGTTCGAGAACCGCGCGCTGCGCTTCAGCGAGAAAATCGACGGCAACGATTACCGCGTGTCGCTGGGCCTGCGCGGCGATCTGGCGCCGAATCTGGAAGGCTGGGCCCGGGTCAACTACATCGACGGCGACGTGTACGAGCGCGAATTCAGCGGCACGGTCGGCGCGCTGCTGAAGTTCAACGCGATGTGGGGCCTGAGCGCGGAAGCCAGCGCCGGCGCCGGCAACCAGCGCTACCTCGTCGGCGTGCGCGCGAGCTTCTGA
- a CDS encoding FKBP-type peptidyl-prolyl cis-trans isomerase: protein MPRSLLVLSALSLALAAALVACAPSGGPKPGAAAAPAPLAAADVASEKARISYVVGRDFARSVEPIRAELDAELVLRAIRDAQAGRPSLFDESETKRIRDGFSAHLRDKHDQQVEALAARNLAAGEAFLRKNANADGVKTTASGLQYRALREGKGAHPKASDTVRVNYVGTLIDGRKFESTYDTDHPAEFVLAQVMPGWTEGVQLMAPGAKYRFWMPPKLAYGERGLAGQIEPNSVLAFEVELLEIAGRGAPMHDE, encoded by the coding sequence ATGCCGCGTTCCCTGCTCGTCCTGTCCGCGCTCTCGCTCGCGCTCGCCGCCGCCCTGGTCGCCTGCGCGCCCAGCGGCGGACCGAAGCCGGGCGCCGCCGCCGCGCCGGCGCCGCTGGCGGCGGCGGACGTGGCGAGCGAGAAAGCCAGGATCAGCTACGTGGTCGGCCGCGACTTCGCCCGCAGCGTCGAGCCGATCCGCGCCGAACTCGATGCCGAACTGGTGCTGCGCGCGATCCGCGACGCCCAGGCCGGCCGGCCGTCGCTGTTCGACGAGAGCGAAACCAAGCGCATCCGCGACGGCTTCAGCGCGCATCTGCGCGACAAGCACGATCAGCAGGTCGAGGCGCTGGCGGCGCGCAATCTCGCCGCCGGCGAGGCGTTCCTGCGCAAGAACGCGAACGCCGACGGGGTCAAGACCACCGCCTCGGGCCTGCAATACCGGGCGCTGCGCGAAGGCAAGGGCGCGCATCCCAAGGCCAGCGACACGGTGCGGGTGAACTACGTCGGCACGCTGATCGACGGGCGCAAGTTCGAGAGCACCTACGACACCGACCATCCGGCCGAATTCGTGCTCGCGCAGGTGATGCCCGGTTGGACCGAGGGCGTGCAGCTGATGGCGCCGGGCGCCAAGTACCGCTTCTGGATGCCGCCGAAGCTGGCCTACGGCGAGCGCGGCCTGGCCGGGCAGATCGAACCGAACTCGGTGCTGGCGTTCGAAGTGGAACTGCTGGAGATCGCAGGCCGGGGCGCGCCGATGCACGACGAGTGA
- a CDS encoding AAA-associated domain-containing protein, whose translation MTLHTCIRPLIDVRGLSQHYPKAGSEPLRVLDHVDLQLRAGEIVGLLGRSGSGKSTLLRAIAGLIRPSAGEVEFLGTPLSRAPADIAMVFQSFALFPWLTVLQNVELGLEARGVAPAQRRPRALAAIDLIGLDGYESAYPKELSGGMRQRVGLARALVVEPKVLLMDEPFSALDVLTAQTLRGDLLDLWAERRMPIEAILMVTHNIEEAVLMCDRILIFGSHPGRVVDEIQVSLAQPRDRFDPAFRGLVDAIYERMTGSAHPGANARGGLAMELPPVSSNLIAGLIEAVAEPPYRGHADLPALAAQLQLEVDELFPIAESLQLLGLAELGDGDLRLSEAGARFAALDTDARKRLFARQLAAHVPLAAHIRRVLDERAAHQAPARRFRDELEDHMSPDYAAATVRAVTSWARYAEYFAYDEAADRFSLDNPG comes from the coding sequence ATGACCCTGCACACCTGCATCCGCCCGCTGATCGACGTGCGCGGCCTCAGCCAGCATTACCCCAAGGCCGGCAGCGAACCGCTGCGCGTGCTCGACCACGTCGACCTGCAACTGCGCGCCGGCGAGATCGTCGGCCTGCTCGGCCGTTCCGGCTCGGGCAAGTCCACCCTGCTGCGCGCCATCGCCGGACTGATCCGGCCCAGCGCCGGCGAGGTCGAGTTCCTGGGCACGCCGTTGAGCCGCGCGCCGGCCGACATCGCGATGGTGTTCCAGAGCTTCGCCCTGTTCCCGTGGCTGACCGTGCTGCAGAACGTCGAGCTGGGCCTGGAAGCGCGCGGCGTGGCGCCGGCGCAGCGGCGCCCGCGCGCGCTCGCGGCGATCGACCTGATCGGCCTGGACGGCTACGAGAGCGCGTACCCGAAGGAACTGTCCGGCGGCATGCGCCAGCGCGTCGGCCTGGCCCGCGCGCTGGTGGTCGAGCCCAAGGTGTTGCTGATGGACGAGCCGTTCTCCGCGCTCGACGTGCTCACCGCGCAGACCTTGCGCGGCGACCTGCTCGACCTGTGGGCCGAACGGCGCATGCCGATCGAGGCGATCCTGATGGTCACCCACAACATCGAGGAGGCGGTGCTGATGTGCGACCGCATCCTGATCTTCGGCTCGCATCCGGGCCGGGTGGTCGACGAGATCCAGGTGTCGTTGGCGCAGCCGCGCGATCGCTTCGACCCGGCCTTCCGCGGCTTGGTCGATGCGATCTACGAGCGCATGACCGGCTCGGCGCATCCGGGCGCGAACGCGCGCGGCGGGTTGGCGATGGAGCTGCCGCCGGTGTCGAGCAATCTGATCGCCGGCCTGATCGAGGCGGTGGCCGAGCCGCCGTACCGCGGCCACGCCGACCTGCCGGCGCTGGCGGCGCAACTGCAGTTGGAGGTCGACGAACTGTTTCCCATCGCCGAAAGCCTGCAGCTGCTCGGCCTGGCCGAACTCGGCGACGGCGACCTGCGCCTGAGCGAGGCCGGCGCGCGCTTCGCCGCGCTCGACACCGATGCGCGCAAGCGCCTGTTCGCGCGCCAGCTGGCCGCGCACGTGCCGCTGGCCGCGCACATCCGCCGGGTGCTGGACGAGCGCGCCGCGCACCAGGCGCCGGCGCGGCGCTTCCGCGACGAGCTCGAAGACCACATGTCGCCCGACTACGCCGCCGCGACCGTGCGCGCGGTCACCTCGTGGGCGCGCTATGCGGAGTATTTCGCCTACGACGAGGCGGCGGACCGGTTCAGCCTGGACAATCCGGGCTGA
- a CDS encoding TetR/AcrR family transcriptional regulator has protein sequence MTTAPAKRMSKADRREQLLETAMAMVREQGTDALSLGALAERAGVSKPIAYEHFGTRSGLLIALYRRIDERQAATAAQDFARTPKRLGDVARLMGASYMSCFRTAGPECHAIFAALKGDEEMERVQSELTAAYVEFYRGLLAPYAKVDDAELQRRCVAIVGAGEALSREMTHGRIDEADAAATMASLIEATLARA, from the coding sequence ATGACCACCGCTCCCGCCAAACGCATGTCCAAGGCCGACCGGCGCGAACAGCTGCTGGAAACGGCGATGGCGATGGTGCGCGAGCAAGGCACCGATGCGCTGAGCCTGGGCGCGCTGGCCGAGCGCGCCGGGGTCAGCAAGCCGATCGCCTACGAACACTTCGGCACTCGCTCGGGCCTGCTGATCGCGCTGTACCGGCGCATCGACGAACGCCAGGCCGCGACCGCGGCGCAGGACTTCGCGCGCACGCCCAAGCGCCTGGGCGACGTGGCGCGGCTGATGGGCGCCAGCTACATGAGCTGCTTCCGCACCGCCGGTCCGGAATGCCACGCGATCTTCGCCGCGCTCAAGGGCGACGAGGAAATGGAGCGGGTGCAGAGCGAACTCACCGCGGCCTACGTCGAGTTCTATCGCGGCCTGCTCGCGCCGTACGCGAAAGTCGACGACGCCGAACTGCAGCGGCGCTGTGTCGCCATCGTCGGCGCCGGCGAGGCGCTGTCGCGCGAGATGACCCATGGCCGCATCGACGAAGCCGATGCGGCGGCGACGATGGCGAGCTTGATCGAGGCGACGCTGGCGCGCGCCTGA
- a CDS encoding DNRLRE domain-containing protein, with protein MTAIAPRAPLCAALATALIGAAALAPAHAAQRTLQLSEDATHSKPVSAASVRGTPLAKAGAADRVCEIGAKWLRVGFKQLKLSGYDSLVLTSSGGDKLVFEGKHWNDRSFTTRALRGECVDIQPYFSQPDSAFQLDRYDYSAVALDKATVVVAGAGDICDTSGNACQGTSDLIVSINPTAVFTAGDNAYNSGTLTEYNNRYAPTWGRFKALTSPSPGNHDYSTTGAKGYFDYFNGSGNQTGPAGDRSKGYYSWDVGDWHFIALNTMSGGTVAQTQIDWLKSDLAANTKPCTAAYFHHPLLSRGSYSGYSQVKPFWDALYAAKADLVLVGHDHNYQRYAKMDPNKAAASDGIRQVLVGTGGRAFYGISGSHALLEASNDSTFGVLKLTLTATGYTGDFVPRAGSSYTDRFTGTCNKGNGNPPTQTLTLNSVRDVTVKSGGSRDNGATLYADGSDGGQVLRGLMGWDVSSAAGKTLTAAQVKLQVSDRSGGTYDLYAAGAAWTESNASYSGVGLGTKIGSVVPNATGAQTIALNAAGLQLVKNWASGAVANNGVVLASSSSDGVDWSSREGTNAPQLILTYTP; from the coding sequence GTGACCGCCATCGCCCCGCGCGCCCCGTTGTGCGCCGCCCTCGCCACCGCCCTGATCGGCGCCGCCGCGCTGGCGCCGGCGCACGCCGCCCAGCGCACCCTGCAACTGTCGGAAGACGCCACCCACAGCAAGCCGGTGAGCGCCGCGTCGGTGCGCGGCACGCCGCTGGCCAAGGCCGGCGCCGCCGACCGCGTCTGCGAAATCGGCGCCAAGTGGCTGCGCGTCGGCTTCAAGCAGCTCAAGCTGTCGGGCTACGACTCGCTGGTGCTGACCAGCAGCGGCGGCGACAAGCTGGTGTTCGAAGGCAAGCACTGGAACGACCGCAGCTTCACCACCCGCGCGCTGCGCGGCGAGTGCGTCGACATCCAGCCGTATTTCAGCCAGCCCGACAGCGCCTTCCAGCTCGACCGCTACGACTACAGCGCGGTCGCGCTGGACAAGGCCACGGTGGTGGTGGCCGGCGCGGGCGACATCTGCGACACCAGCGGCAACGCCTGCCAGGGCACCTCCGATCTGATCGTGTCGATCAACCCGACCGCGGTGTTCACCGCCGGCGACAACGCCTACAACAGCGGCACCCTGACCGAATACAACAACCGCTACGCGCCGACCTGGGGCCGCTTCAAGGCGCTGACCAGCCCGTCGCCGGGCAACCACGACTACAGCACCACCGGCGCCAAGGGCTATTTCGACTACTTCAACGGCAGCGGCAACCAGACCGGCCCGGCCGGCGACCGCAGCAAGGGCTACTACAGCTGGGACGTCGGCGACTGGCACTTCATCGCCCTCAACACCATGAGCGGCGGCACCGTCGCCCAGACCCAGATCGACTGGCTCAAGTCCGACCTCGCCGCCAACACCAAGCCCTGCACCGCGGCCTATTTCCACCATCCGCTGCTCAGCCGCGGCAGCTACTCCGGCTACAGCCAGGTCAAGCCGTTCTGGGACGCGCTGTACGCGGCCAAGGCCGACCTGGTGCTGGTCGGCCACGACCACAACTACCAGCGCTACGCCAAGATGGATCCGAACAAGGCCGCGGCCAGCGATGGCATCCGCCAGGTCCTGGTCGGCACCGGCGGGCGCGCGTTCTACGGCATCAGCGGCAGCCACGCGCTGCTGGAAGCCAGCAACGACAGCACCTTCGGCGTGCTCAAGCTGACCCTGACCGCGACCGGCTACACCGGCGACTTCGTACCGCGCGCCGGCAGCAGCTACACCGACCGTTTCACCGGCACCTGCAATAAGGGCAACGGCAATCCGCCGACCCAGACGCTGACCCTCAACAGCGTGCGCGACGTGACGGTGAAGTCCGGCGGCAGCCGCGACAACGGCGCCACTCTCTATGCCGACGGCAGCGACGGCGGCCAGGTGCTGCGCGGGCTGATGGGCTGGGACGTGTCCAGCGCGGCCGGCAAGACCCTCACCGCCGCGCAGGTGAAGCTGCAGGTCAGCGACCGCTCCGGCGGCACCTACGACCTGTACGCCGCGGGCGCGGCGTGGACCGAGTCCAACGCCAGCTACAGCGGCGTGGGCCTGGGCACCAAGATCGGTTCGGTCGTGCCCAACGCGACCGGCGCGCAGACCATCGCGCTCAATGCCGCGGGCCTGCAGCTGGTCAAGAACTGGGCCTCCGGCGCGGTCGCCAACAACGGCGTAGTGCTCGCGTCGAGCTCCAGCGACGGCGTGGACTGGTCCTCGCGCGAGGGCACGAACGCGCCGCAGCTGATCCTGACCTATACGCCCTGA